From Cucumis melo cultivar AY unplaced genomic scaffold, USDA_Cmelo_AY_1.0 utg001362l, whole genome shotgun sequence:
TTGGGCTCATTTTCTTTAGTTACTCTTCGTTTCATTCAGAATAGCAcatatttgaaaaaaagaaaggagagaagttctcaaattctttgagcctctcattgataaggacatattaacctcttccatgaatgagtcacctggacctttgtttttggttctACGTAGCTGAATTTCCTCCATATTcacctttttttcttcattcatcCGCCTCAATGGATCTGGATAGGTTTCTTTAGTTGGTTCTCAGCTCCTTTCAGTTTCTAGTCGGACCTCTGAATTCCACTaacccggtccgtggtagcttatTAATTCTATACTATAGTCAAAAGGATTTCGCATCAATTCCATTGGCCCTCTCAAACCTTTTCATAGCCACTTCTCCACCAAACCCAAAGGTCTTTTTTTTCCACCAAGAAAGAATGTTCACTCTTGAGCCCTGTCCAGAGAAAGCAAGATGCATTCATTCTGGTCAATTTGGGCAAGAGGAATGTTCAGCCTCTCATAATTAAGGCGAGTACCCGATTCACACCCGGTTTCATTGCATCTCTGTACTCAATCCCCTTATCTGTCTCCCAGAACTGGCCTTATCTGGGGTCATTCATCGCTGTGGAATTCTAGACCTCCCTGTCCGGGGGTATATAAGCTTGGGGCCCTCTTTCCCCTTAGGAATGGGTCCGAGCCAACAACTCCAGTTTCATTACGAAGATATATCACGTCAGGATCCGTTGCTCAAACAGAATCACACCAACGTTATGGAAGTTCCTGGATCGTCTTCAATAAGAGTCGTGCCAAAGGAACCCTATGATTTCagaagaaaaaatggaaaattggcTATGGAGATTCTGCGCGGTCAGAAATTGATACAGACAAGGGGTTCGACAGGAAAGTCCTTTCGATCCAATCCATTCTTGGAGTCAAATAAAGACAAAGGATATGTCAGTGACCTAGCACGAGAAAGCACTCTCCGAGGGCATGAAATgtctaatttttctttcaaaatcatTATAGGAATAGTAATGTCTTTCTTAAATTCTCCGGCCGAAATACGGGAAAACTCCATGAAATTCTCGATGGAAACGGAGTTTTTCGAATTCTTCCCGGAACTGGCAGATCATTTCGAGATCTTCTCTAAGACTCTAGGGTTCAATGTGACTATTGTCACTTCGGCCAAGACACAAGATGAGACTTTACCACCGTGGAGCggctttttgaaaaaaaaatggaatttgaaaaaaagaaaagattgaagCTGAAATCCAACTTCTTCTTGAAATAAAGAACTCGCACACACTAGATTTCTTGgattccaaaaaaaatcaatacaccagcttagatttcttggatttctttttttcgcaaattctttgctcatctggagtagcttaattagtggaGTTGAGATGAACAAGGGCCTAGGcgccagtaacccaaagaaatgaaagaagagCTTACTTATTTGATTCATTTCCTATCTAGGAGTCCTCAAAcaaagttccattcgagattggactaagaaggaagaaggcgagtcagtatgctaatgcctcatcctcaaatcaatccttcccataggttattgtcccaacgaataagtaattgtaggagtgaaagcttcatataattcgaaaaagcaagagcagcaagtccaagtaaatcaAATACGAAACAAAATACGtcatttttttaggattaaacaaaaggattcgcaaatcaaagtgctaatgctacaaccagtccataaattgttaaagcttccataaaagccagactaagaaatcaagtacctcggatttttccctccgcctcgggttgtctcgcgatcccttctacagcttggcccgcagcagtaccttgaccaatcccaggtccaatagaagcaagcccgacggccaacccagcagcaataacggaagcggcagaaatcagtggattcatgataagttcctcacaccaaaagaaagaaatggttaatgatacaatcaaccaatgaattataacttattattccatcactaagatttatccaactaaaaattacgaattgaagtaataatattatttcatcgtccaaactacttcaatctctcttttttagttcctatccatccacgtagtttttgtgaatccatacgacttttgttcttccatttcttttaaagcattcttttcattcttcattgtttttcttgatttaatctctctattcattcaatattgaattcaaaattacattacagccgaaacagaaggacttccattgtaagccctatctaaattcacagtagtagggcggatcTCTGAATTTGTAATTCTATTTTGAGTTCGATTTTGTTATTTCACATTAGTTCAGTTCGGTTAGATAATATAGGAAAGAAAACAGGAGAAAGAGAGCTCTCAACTCCTTTACTGCAGGCCAAAAGAAAAGCATCCCAACCTTGAAAGATACGACGAATTTTGAAAGATACGAAGCATCCCAACCTTGAAAGATACGACGAATTTGCAGAAAGGATCCCCCGCCACCCTTTATGGAGCTATTTGCATGCGGACTGCATTTGACTCTCAAGGGCAGATACCGGACCCCGTGCTCAGATACAACTCCCTCCAAGTAGTAGAGAAACCCCTGACTTCCGAAATGACAGAATCCTTACTCTATATAAAAGGCTTTGAAGACAGCCCCTTACACCTCCTAAAGACGGGAAATCCTGGGGCAAGAAGACTGATAATATCCTTTTCACTCTTAAAAcgaatgaaaatgaatttactCAATTTCGCCGTTGTCCCCCTTCCCAAATACGGAGAAAACTTCGAAGAGCTTGACAAAGAATATCCACCCCAAGCCATTTTCAGGACAGCGCATGAAGACGAAACCGATTTCACTATTTGGCCCCTCACTTTAAGAAGACAGCAAGACAAACAAGAGGAGGATTTACTACTTATTATTCTACATGGGGTCCCAGAAAGGGAAAGGCTACTTGCAGAAAGATACGACGAGCTCGCGGAAAAAAGGATCCCCGAACCTGAAACTTTCTTCGCCTGGATGAGAGACTACCCGCAGATACTAAAGCAAGCGGAGGAATCAGAAAATGAAATACTGGCGGAGCTCCTTATAGCACCCCTGTAATAGCACAACCCCGATGAAGAACAATAATACTAACCCCGATGAGAGGGCCCGATCCGCCGACGAGAAGGCCCGCAACTCCGATCGGAATATTGGTACTTTTTTAGTATATTATTTAACCAACCAAAACGGAGTCAAATCTCCCCCAAAAGAGGCCATTGGGCCCGATCCGCCGCTTCGCTACAATACCCGGAGGTtaatatggaatttcatgagtcctccggacaggttcatattccattgaatgacgactgtaggacggaggacgggaagaagaagatcgactgtgaatatggatataaacaaggattaaataagggtccgtccgaaggttatgaaataacgagactcaaaacaaatcaatgaatgaattgagaatgaaacctatgaatttttgtaatcaacgaccttgtaatccttagcgaaaatgaacaaaaagctaggttttgggtatggctggcagcaacttttcattcaaaatcttgaattttttctctattatcgttaaatagaaagatgagaaaaaggaccattttgcaagaaaaaagacgggaaaacgcaatgaaagaagaaagcctagaaaagaaatgaacagactttgattctagttctagtttctggtccggataaagagaggagaaagaaatgtttttcactcaattatcgtgaaatatatatatgagaaaaagtcaaaaaatgcaagaaccgagaaaaggcaatgaatgaaaggatgagttgatctcagagaatttgcttaagacatgaatgAAGAGATTGATCAAtgaggatacaaaggttaggacttgaaagcgaagtcctgatccctgaactattttcaggagcgaaggtactcgtagtttcagatataggagaggagcg
This genomic window contains:
- the LOC127147261 gene encoding 60S ribosomal protein L5, mitochondrial-like, with the protein product MGPSQQLQFHYEDISRQDPLLKQNHTNVMEVPGSSSIRVVPKEPYDFRRKNGKLAMEILRGQKLIQTRGSTGKSFRSNPFLESNKDKGYVSDLARESTLRGHEMSNFSFKIIIGIVMSFLNSPAEIRENSMKFSMETEFFEFFPELADHFEIFSKTLGFNVTIVTSAKTQDETLPPWSGFLKKKWNLKKRKD